The following proteins are co-located in the Silene latifolia isolate original U9 population chromosome 1, ASM4854445v1, whole genome shotgun sequence genome:
- the LOC141588610 gene encoding secreted RxLR effector protein 161-like translates to MFHMLQLLVALCMLKSYRTTLHIFVGVLGGYRVTCTDLWKVAKKMLRYLQGTKDYMLMYRRTNSLEVVGYSDSDFACCIDSRKSTSGYVFMLADGAVSRRSTKQTLTATSTMEVEFVSCFEATSHGVWLKGFISGLRVVDSISRPIRMYCNNSAAVFMARNNRSGSRSKHIDIKYLAIKERV, encoded by the coding sequence ATGTTCCATATGCTTCAGCTGTTGGTAGCATTATGTATGCTCAAGTCGTACCGGACGACATTGCATATCTTTGTTGGAGTATTAGGCGGATATCGAGTAACCTGCACCGATCTTTGGAAGGTCGCAAAGAAAATGTTGAGGTACCTTCAGGGTACCAAAGATTACATGCTTATGTATAGACGGACTAATAGTCTTGAAGTGGTGGGGTACTCCGACTCAGACTTTGCATGTTGCATTGATTCACGAAAATCCACATCaggatatgtgtttatgctagcTGACGGAGCTGTATCCCGGAGGAGTACTAAGCAGACATTGACAGCCACTTCTACTATGGAGGTCGAGTTCGTTTCTTGTTTTGAGGCTACCTCACATGGTGTATGGCTGAAAGGTTTCATATCTGGGTTAAGAGTCGTTGACTCTATTAGTAGGCCAATTCGAATGTATTGTAATAATTCAGCTGCGGTATTTATGGCTAGGAATAATAGAAGTGGAAGTCgaagtaaacacatcgacatTAAGTATTTGGCCATAAAAGAGCGTGTTTAG
- the LOC141613188 gene encoding uncharacterized protein LOC141613188 isoform X1 has protein sequence MTTDRESETLCENPFGNLPDHLLVEIFIRVPATDWAKLSCVKKHWANLFKGEYLWQAALVKTYPFASLAKRWPGPIPRGLSKRRFTALYVSRYINSPDVDRNEIVGHTYLFLKEQLEISTMPPPSTILHGTIIDQFIACGFSKDKADELASLIWLAVIDNLEENEKSFHLLKRLALEGNVFLPFPFSRSNKVLWRIFDKILTDYRDCLNHHDYYDLLSCAKSRFQLIPSTWLGY, from the exons ATGACTACTGATCGTGAGAGTGAAACCTTATGTGAGAATCCATTTGGGAATCTACCTGATCATTTGTTAGTTGAGATATTTATCCGAGTACCTGCCACCGACTGGGCTAAATTATCTTGTGTCAAAAAACACTGGGCGAACTTGTTCAAAGGGGAGTACCTATGGCAAGCTGCTCTCGTGAAGACATATCCTTTTGCTAGCCTGGCAAAAAGGTGGCCAGGGCCTATTCCCCGAGGTTTGAGTAAAAG GAGATTTACAGCTTTGTACGTCAGTAGATACATCAATTCCCCAGATGTTGACAGAAATGAGATTGTTGGCCATACTTATCTTTTCCTAAAGGAACAGCTTGAAATTTCGACAATGCCTCCCCCTTCTACAATACTTCATGGAACAATTATAG ATCAGTTCATAGCATGCGGGTTCTCAAAAGATAAGGCGGATGAACTTGCTTCCCTGATCTGGTTAGCTGTCATCGACAATTTAGAGGAAAACGAGAAGTCATTTCATTTACTAAAACGTTTGGCACTGGAGGGAAAT GTATTTCTTCCCTTTCCATTTTCAAGATCAAACAAAGTGTTGTGGAGAATTTTTGACAAGATTTTGACTGATTATCGGGACTGCCTCAACCATCACGACTACTATGACCTACTGTCTTGTGCCAAGTCCAGATTTCAGCTAATCCCGTCGACTTGGTTGGGTTACTAG
- the LOC141613188 gene encoding uncharacterized protein LOC141613188 isoform X2, which produces MTTDRESETLCENPFGNLPDHLLVEIFIRVPATDWAKLSCVKKHWANLFKGEYLWQAALVKTYPFASLAKRWPGPIPRGLSKRRFTALYVSRYINSPDVDRNEIVGHTYLFLKEQLEISTMPPPSTILHGTIIDQFIACGFSKDKADELASLIWLAVIDNLEENEKSFHLLKRLALEGNGKSNMLIIHIDFSGISSLSIFKIKQSVVENF; this is translated from the exons ATGACTACTGATCGTGAGAGTGAAACCTTATGTGAGAATCCATTTGGGAATCTACCTGATCATTTGTTAGTTGAGATATTTATCCGAGTACCTGCCACCGACTGGGCTAAATTATCTTGTGTCAAAAAACACTGGGCGAACTTGTTCAAAGGGGAGTACCTATGGCAAGCTGCTCTCGTGAAGACATATCCTTTTGCTAGCCTGGCAAAAAGGTGGCCAGGGCCTATTCCCCGAGGTTTGAGTAAAAG GAGATTTACAGCTTTGTACGTCAGTAGATACATCAATTCCCCAGATGTTGACAGAAATGAGATTGTTGGCCATACTTATCTTTTCCTAAAGGAACAGCTTGAAATTTCGACAATGCCTCCCCCTTCTACAATACTTCATGGAACAATTATAG ATCAGTTCATAGCATGCGGGTTCTCAAAAGATAAGGCGGATGAACTTGCTTCCCTGATCTGGTTAGCTGTCATCGACAATTTAGAGGAAAACGAGAAGTCATTTCATTTACTAAAACGTTTGGCACTGGAGGGAAAT GGCAAAAGTAACATGCTTATCATTCATATCGATTTCTCAGGTATTTCTTCCCTTTCCATTTTCAAGATCAAACAAAGTGTTGTGGAGAATTTTTGA
- the LOC141588617 gene encoding uncharacterized protein LOC141588617 has product MSAHNNAMKNFDIFNKQKSSIACCFEKFTNEAKSDYRIRLENSIEALRFICLQGLASRGHDESGKSLNQGNYLELVKIFTKRDENTPRAPVLKAPGNCTLTSPDIQRDIISVFAKETTKKIIEELDGGFFGILADESADIAYKEQMALCLRYVDKRGAVVERFLGIVHEGNTTSLTLKAAIQQLLLENSLTLSSVRGQGYDGASNMRGSINGLKSLIMNESPCAYYVHCFAHQLQLTLIAVAKKNVDCSELFDSLAILLNVIASSPKRKEIFRDKQA; this is encoded by the coding sequence ATGAGCGCTCATAACAATGCTATGAAGAATTTTGATATATTCAACAAACAAAAGTCCTCTATAGCTTGTTGCTTTGAAAAGTTTACAAATGAAGCTAAAAGTGACTATCGCATTCGGTTAGAAAATTCAATTGAAGCATTGAGATTTATTTGTTTACAAGGATTGGCATCTCGTGGTCATGATGAAAGTGGAAAATCATTGAACCAAGGAAATTATCTTGAACTTGTGAAAATATTTACCAAGCGTGACGAAAATACGCCTAGAGCTCCCGTATTAAAAGCACCTGGAAATTGTACACTTACCTCCCCTGATATTCAAAGGGATATCATAAGTGTTTTTGCAAAAGAGACAACCAAAAAAATTATTGAAGAGTTAGATGGTGGCTTTTTTGGTATTCTTGCAGATGAGTCGGCTGATATAGCATATAAAGAGCAAATGGCTCTTTGCTTGCGATATGTTGATAAAAGAGGAGCGGTTGTAGAGAGGTTCTTGGGTATTGTGCATGAGGGTAACACTACTTCTTTAACACTTaaagctgcaatacaacaactgCTTCTTGAGAATTCTCTTACTTTGTCGAGTGTTAGAGGTCAAGGTTATGATGGTGCTAGCAATATGCGGGGTTCTATTAACGGTCTTAAAAGTTTAATCATGAATGAGTCTCCATGTGCTTATTATGTTCATTGTTTTGCTCACCAACTTCAGCTAACTCTTATTGCGGTGGCTAAGAAAAATGTTGATTGTAGTGAACTTTTTGATTCACTTGCTATTTTACTAAATGTGATTGCATCTTCACCTAAACGTAAAGAAATATTTAGAGATAAACAAGCGTAA